One stretch of Sinomonas terrae DNA includes these proteins:
- a CDS encoding TIGR03089 family protein, producing the protein MESTVASVLHRLRGGNSSAPRLTWYGPDGERVELSGRVLDNWAAKTSNLLVEELDAESGTRVRLDLPPHWKSAVIALAALQAGCVLVDGEADLVFSAESGGVGPTGSSSGGAGSGVRGRSAGTARVVVALGALDVAYRGELAGGELDYAALVRQFADSFEPFDPPGADDDAAHLGEERFTQAELLERFAEKAEAGARVLVDAGKPLREVLAALLGIWAADGSVVLRHPDVEDTPKLRAAERITAG; encoded by the coding sequence ATGGAATCCACCGTCGCGTCCGTCCTGCACCGCCTCCGAGGAGGCAACTCCTCGGCTCCCCGACTCACCTGGTATGGACCGGATGGTGAGCGAGTCGAGCTCTCCGGTCGCGTGCTCGACAATTGGGCCGCCAAGACCTCGAACCTTCTCGTCGAAGAGCTCGATGCGGAATCTGGCACACGAGTCCGGCTCGACCTGCCGCCCCATTGGAAGAGCGCGGTCATCGCCCTCGCAGCGTTGCAAGCGGGCTGCGTGCTCGTGGACGGCGAGGCGGACCTGGTTTTCTCTGCCGAATCAGGAGGGGTTGGGCCAACCGGGAGCTCGTCAGGAGGGGCCGGGTCAGGCGTGCGTGGACGCTCGGCTGGGACGGCACGCGTCGTCGTCGCCCTCGGCGCGCTCGATGTCGCATACCGCGGGGAACTCGCCGGCGGTGAGCTGGACTATGCGGCGCTCGTGCGCCAGTTCGCCGATTCTTTCGAGCCCTTCGATCCTCCGGGCGCGGACGACGACGCCGCCCACCTCGGCGAAGAGCGGTTCACCCAGGCGGAGCTGCTGGAGCGCTTCGCCGAGAAGGCCGAGGCGGGCGCGAGAGTCCTGGTCGACGCCGGGAAGCCGCTGCGCGAGGTGCTCGCGGCCCTTCTGGGAATCTGGGCGGCCGACGGCTCCGTCGTCCTCCGTCATCCAGACGTCGAGGACACACCGAAGCTCCGGGCCGCGGAGCGAATCACAGCGGGATAG
- a CDS encoding GtrA family protein, giving the protein MINAISDRLNGLVSLFWREVAKFGVVGGLAFVIDSGIFIWLLNGPLHSGEVWAKSIATIVASIFSWVANRYWTFRHRKQGNMVREAVLFAIMNGIGLLIADACVAFTKYILLMTDKVSIFVAGSIVGLVLGTIFRFFAYRFWVFNQELDTEPGYQGDHEIFEHDPTGSLAATGEPAQGATARGAARQGSTPRRGSERREA; this is encoded by the coding sequence ATGATCAACGCCATCTCGGATCGATTGAACGGTCTCGTCTCGCTCTTCTGGCGGGAAGTGGCGAAGTTCGGAGTAGTCGGCGGCCTCGCCTTCGTCATCGACTCTGGGATCTTCATCTGGCTCCTCAACGGCCCGCTCCACAGCGGCGAGGTCTGGGCCAAGTCGATCGCGACGATCGTGGCCAGCATCTTCTCCTGGGTCGCCAACCGGTACTGGACCTTCCGGCATCGCAAACAGGGGAACATGGTGCGCGAGGCCGTGCTCTTCGCGATCATGAACGGCATTGGCCTCCTCATCGCCGACGCCTGCGTTGCGTTCACGAAGTACATCCTGCTCATGACCGACAAGGTGTCGATCTTCGTGGCCGGCAGCATCGTGGGTCTCGTCCTCGGCACGATCTTCCGCTTCTTCGCGTACCGCTTCTGGGTCTTCAATCAAGAGCTCGACACGGAGCCGGGCTACCAGGGAGACCACGAGATCTTCGAACACGACCCCACGGGCAGCCTTGCTGCGACGGGGGAGCCCGCACAGGGGGCCACAGCGCGTGGGGCTGCGCGGCAGGGGTCCACACCGCGTAGGGGAAGCGAGCGGCGCGAGGCCTAG
- the purE gene encoding 5-(carboxyamino)imidazole ribonucleotide mutase — protein MGSDSDWHVMEAAAEALAEFGVPFEADVVSAHRMPHEMVAYGASARERGLRVVIAGAGGAAHLPGMLAAVTTLPVIGVPVPLKTLDGMDSLLSIVQMPAGVPVATVSIGGARNAGLLAVRLLASGTDALAERLSADLARFAEGLNATAARKGESLRRKVAEVFPAGGTPAQGTAASAPEPASAPASAPAPAPGRGTAEAATGEPG, from the coding sequence ATGGGGTCGGATTCGGACTGGCACGTCATGGAGGCAGCCGCCGAGGCCCTCGCCGAGTTCGGCGTGCCGTTCGAGGCCGACGTCGTCTCAGCCCACCGGATGCCGCACGAGATGGTCGCCTACGGCGCCTCCGCACGCGAGCGTGGTCTGCGGGTCGTGATTGCTGGGGCCGGCGGCGCCGCCCATCTCCCCGGCATGCTCGCCGCCGTCACGACGCTGCCCGTCATCGGGGTCCCGGTCCCGCTCAAGACGCTCGACGGGATGGACTCGCTCCTCTCGATCGTGCAGATGCCTGCAGGTGTTCCGGTCGCCACCGTCTCCATCGGCGGGGCCCGCAACGCCGGCCTCCTCGCCGTACGCCTCCTCGCCTCCGGCACCGATGCCCTCGCGGAGCGCCTCTCCGCCGACCTCGCCCGCTTCGCCGAGGGCCTCAACGCGACGGCGGCTCGCAAGGGCGAATCGCTGCGCCGCAAGGTCGCCGAAGTCTTCCCGGCAGGAGGCACACCGGCCCAGGGCACGGCAGCATCAGCGCCAGAACCAGCATCAGCACCCGCATCTGCACCAGCACCAGCACCCGGCCGCGGCACAGCCGAAGCGGCCACAGGAGAGCCCGGATAG
- a CDS encoding LCP family protein: MIYGQQTDPDGAPPRSRLTEPLRHPEQAPESLRTRRAIALLALTLVLPGSAQLIAGRRRLGRRAVAVTCGVWGALLIALVVGLINRGLLLTLVTDPISSAVLIGVLLALAAGWAFLWVDTLRLVRVPLLARRTRPLVAVALVACLVATSGTLAYAAYLTNVARGAVGSIFSGGPAIAPVDGRYNFLIMGGDAGADRTGRRPDSLSVLSVDASTGRTALISVPRNLQNAQFADGSPMRSVYPDGYNCGDDCLINAINTEVTEKYANLYPGVRDPGAQATMEAVSGTLGIKVQAYVLVDMDGFAQLVDALGGIRVEAGGWVPMSGAALDDSGDHAQPIGWISPGPQTLDGFHALWYGRSREFASDYDRIARQQCIQQAMIKQLNPATVLSKFESIANAGTKVVESNISASQLGSFVDLAIKGKGQPVSRLVIGPPDFDASFPTYPDFGQIHQKVTAVLAGNPSPSPKAAGGASRGGVGLAAPAAIPAALVTAQTPANQYNSVGPDGVPVNAARLDYLFKTGQNQTLDAIMAGNGQCTPL, from the coding sequence GTGATCTACGGCCAGCAAACAGACCCCGACGGCGCACCTCCGCGGAGCCGACTGACCGAACCGCTCAGGCATCCCGAGCAGGCCCCGGAAAGCCTCCGGACCCGACGCGCGATAGCTCTGCTCGCCCTCACCCTCGTGCTGCCCGGCAGCGCGCAGCTCATCGCCGGAAGGCGGAGGCTCGGCCGCCGCGCCGTAGCCGTAACCTGCGGTGTGTGGGGAGCGCTCCTCATTGCGCTCGTCGTCGGACTCATCAACCGCGGCCTGCTCCTGACCCTCGTGACGGACCCCATCTCGTCCGCCGTGCTCATCGGAGTCCTCCTCGCGCTCGCCGCAGGATGGGCGTTCCTCTGGGTCGATACGCTCCGCCTTGTCCGTGTGCCGCTGCTCGCGCGGCGCACACGCCCGCTCGTCGCCGTCGCCCTCGTCGCTTGCCTCGTCGCGACGAGCGGCACGCTGGCCTACGCGGCTTACCTGACCAACGTCGCCCGGGGCGCCGTCGGCAGCATCTTCTCCGGCGGCCCGGCCATCGCGCCCGTTGACGGCCGCTACAACTTCCTCATCATGGGCGGGGATGCGGGGGCCGACCGCACGGGCCGCCGCCCGGACAGCCTCTCGGTGCTGAGCGTCGACGCCTCAACCGGGCGCACTGCGCTCATCTCAGTTCCCCGCAATCTGCAGAATGCGCAGTTCGCGGACGGTTCGCCCATGCGCTCCGTGTACCCGGACGGGTACAACTGCGGCGACGACTGCCTCATCAACGCGATCAACACCGAGGTCACCGAGAAGTACGCAAACCTGTATCCGGGAGTCCGCGACCCAGGTGCGCAGGCCACGATGGAGGCGGTCTCCGGGACCCTCGGTATCAAGGTCCAGGCCTATGTCCTCGTCGACATGGACGGCTTCGCCCAGCTTGTCGACGCCCTCGGCGGCATCCGCGTCGAGGCGGGCGGCTGGGTCCCGATGAGCGGGGCCGCCCTCGATGACAGCGGCGACCACGCCCAGCCCATCGGCTGGATCTCCCCGGGCCCGCAGACCCTCGACGGTTTCCACGCCCTCTGGTACGGACGCTCGCGCGAGTTCGCGAGCGACTACGACCGCATTGCACGGCAGCAGTGCATCCAGCAGGCCATGATCAAGCAGCTCAATCCGGCGACGGTGCTCTCCAAGTTCGAGTCGATTGCGAACGCGGGTACGAAGGTCGTCGAATCGAACATCTCGGCCTCCCAGCTCGGTAGCTTCGTGGACCTCGCCATCAAGGGCAAGGGCCAGCCCGTTAGCCGCCTCGTGATCGGTCCCCCGGACTTCGACGCGAGCTTCCCCACCTACCCCGACTTCGGTCAGATCCACCAGAAGGTGACAGCCGTCCTCGCCGGCAACCCTTCGCCAAGCCCGAAGGCAGCCGGCGGCGCGTCCCGCGGAGGCGTTGGCCTCGCCGCGCCCGCCGCGATCCCCGCAGCGCTCGTGACAGCTCAGACGCCCGCGAACCAGTACAACTCGGTCGGCCCAGACGGGGTGCCCGTCAACGCGGCACGGCTCGACTACCTGTTCAAGACAGGGCAGAACCAGACGCTCGATGCGATCATGGCCGGGAACGGCCAGTGCACTCCCCTCTAG
- a CDS encoding 5-(carboxyamino)imidazole ribonucleotide synthase: MSFPVIGVVGGGQLARMMAPPATALGLELRVLAEAEDVSAVPAVATAPVGDYRNLDDLREFARGVDVLTFDHEHVPTEHLLTLIAEGVNVQPGPAALVHAQDKLRMRAAVDRLSLPNPRWTAVHHVDDLVAFGDKIGWPIVLKTPRGGYDGKGVRVLGSSADAAASIDWFGAMSPLLAEEMVPFSRELSVLIARTPSGASRAWPVVHTVQVNGVCDEVIAPAPGLDPAVAQAAQSAALAIATELGVTGVMAAELFETPGRGQGFLVNELAMRPHNTGHWTQDGCVTSQFEQHLRAVLDLPLGGTGVLGEWAVMKNILGGENTDLYSAFPAALSADAEAKLHTYGKSVRPGRKIGHVNLVGGEGSEPEELRTRAAHVAAVVRDGVSKETA; this comes from the coding sequence GTGAGTTTTCCTGTGATCGGAGTCGTCGGCGGCGGCCAGTTGGCCCGCATGATGGCTCCTCCCGCCACTGCCCTCGGGCTCGAACTGCGCGTCCTTGCGGAGGCCGAAGACGTCTCAGCGGTCCCGGCTGTTGCAACCGCACCGGTGGGCGACTACCGGAACCTGGACGACCTCCGCGAGTTCGCGCGCGGTGTCGACGTCCTCACCTTCGACCATGAGCACGTGCCGACAGAGCACCTCCTGACGCTCATCGCCGAGGGCGTCAACGTCCAGCCCGGCCCGGCGGCGCTCGTACACGCCCAGGACAAGCTCCGCATGCGCGCCGCGGTCGATCGGCTGAGCCTCCCGAACCCCCGCTGGACCGCGGTGCACCACGTCGACGACCTCGTCGCGTTCGGCGACAAGATCGGCTGGCCGATTGTCCTCAAGACGCCTCGAGGCGGCTACGACGGAAAGGGCGTGCGGGTCCTCGGCTCCTCGGCCGACGCCGCAGCCTCCATCGACTGGTTCGGCGCCATGAGCCCCCTTCTCGCAGAGGAGATGGTCCCCTTCTCCCGTGAGCTCTCGGTGCTCATCGCCCGCACGCCGAGCGGCGCCTCCCGCGCGTGGCCAGTCGTGCACACCGTGCAGGTCAACGGCGTGTGCGACGAAGTCATCGCGCCCGCGCCGGGCCTCGACCCCGCTGTCGCGCAGGCCGCACAGTCAGCCGCGCTCGCGATCGCGACCGAACTCGGGGTCACCGGCGTCATGGCAGCCGAGCTGTTCGAGACGCCTGGCCGCGGCCAGGGCTTCCTCGTCAACGAGCTCGCGATGCGCCCGCACAACACGGGCCACTGGACTCAGGACGGGTGCGTCACGAGCCAATTCGAGCAGCACCTCCGTGCCGTCCTCGACCTCCCGCTCGGCGGCACCGGTGTGCTCGGTGAATGGGCCGTCATGAAGAACATCCTGGGCGGGGAGAACACCGACCTCTACTCAGCGTTCCCCGCGGCTCTCTCGGCCGATGCGGAGGCGAAGCTGCACACCTACGGCAAGTCGGTCCGGCCGGGACGGAAGATCGGGCATGTGAACCTCGTCGGCGGGGAAGGCTCCGAGCCCGAGGAGCTGCGCACCCGCGCAGCCCACGTCGCCGCCGTCGTCCGCGACGGTGTATCGAAGGAGACAGCGTGA
- a CDS encoding WhiB family transcriptional regulator — translation MGQAERFQNEEIEAAQAMYARPRGIPADWYVDPADPEAGERYREMSAAALEDAATAFLAQHAVLEEDSAAGAGLAGDALEDEAEEPDEERGAEVVSLLDRQSLDRQSLERVPMVRPAEPVWLSLLQSATPIEGELAWQADALCAQTDPEAFFPEKGGSTRDAKKVCSSCTVRAECLDYALSNDERFGIWGGLSERERRRLRKRAV, via the coding sequence GTGGGACAGGCGGAGCGTTTCCAGAACGAAGAAATCGAGGCCGCACAGGCCATGTACGCGCGTCCGCGGGGCATTCCCGCGGACTGGTACGTGGACCCGGCCGACCCCGAGGCGGGTGAGCGGTACCGCGAGATGTCGGCCGCCGCGCTCGAGGATGCCGCAACAGCGTTCCTCGCACAGCACGCTGTGCTGGAGGAAGATTCGGCTGCAGGCGCTGGGCTTGCCGGCGACGCGCTCGAAGACGAGGCCGAGGAACCAGACGAGGAGCGCGGGGCCGAAGTCGTCTCGCTTCTTGACCGGCAGTCGCTTGACCGGCAGTCGCTGGAGCGCGTGCCGATGGTCCGCCCGGCGGAGCCCGTGTGGCTGAGCCTTCTGCAATCCGCGACGCCGATTGAGGGCGAACTCGCGTGGCAGGCCGACGCGCTCTGCGCGCAGACGGATCCTGAGGCGTTCTTCCCCGAGAAGGGCGGCTCGACCCGTGACGCCAAGAAGGTGTGCAGCTCGTGCACCGTTCGGGCCGAGTGCCTCGACTACGCGCTCTCCAACGACGAGCGCTTCGGCATCTGGGGCGGCCTGTCCGAACGCGAGCGGCGCCGCCTGCGCAAGCGGGCGGTCTGA
- a CDS encoding glycosyltransferase family 2 protein codes for MHVTAVVVAHDGVGYLPDTLAAIAAQTRPADVLIGADAASRDGSGDVLRRSLGAGSVVDAPAAFGAAAAAALAAAPRPTGGAGPVEEWIWLLRDDAAPEPRALAELLLAVERAPAVTVAGCKQLDWDEPRRLVDVGLFASRWAERLPLIDDDEQDQGQYDDRSDMFAVNSAGMLVRRDVWDALGGFDPALPWTGDDVDFCWRARLAGHRVVVVPAARMRHVADRPENAPTPFAEHRAEVYTRLKHAAFWSLPLHFLGAFFAGFWALVAALVNKEPSVGLARCAAALAALGGVAPLARGRRAASRTRAVARRTVRGVRASREEIRSHRRAFLEYSDPDSVIGDGSGSDDAHAEPTGDSDHDFASLAVAARGWAGTGAVVVAVLALVSSIIALIPLLSAQAVTGGGLLPISTDLSAIWQHATSWWTQLGAGQPGHGDPFDLILWALGVLGIGDPNRAVAWTLVLAPAISGLGGWAFASALTSHRWPRVAAGLVWAAAPALQEAVAQGRLGAVVSFVFLPWAALGVIRSVGAARVRGTIGVARTPRPGSGGVPSWTAAAAGGLALAVVTAGSPSLLALAIVVVVLATVALRSRARSLWFILAPSVVLFLPVWASAPDDPRAWLADPGVPAAYGAAAPWQLVLGQPVAFDASAGLGGAGWLPAGVPWALLDALLVGVPVLAAAVAAIVALPGRRGALARSAGAVAVAALALAWAISRLPVAVSGDSLVPAFAGPAVAAALLALLAAAVVGVDRVLDGREAATQSRGPRSAAANRLLIAGTVGLVAALIISVAGPALGLARWAAAGIAPVAAPQGSLGSPLQIAPSQTRTLPATASDLGLGAEQTKTLVLRSTPQGGFTAALMRGAGTTLDALTAVASSSRVTGNLASPSIAADDAADSAIRRAVAVVSSSSGVDPRPDLDALGVGFVVLQQRDAADSVTASQMDAVPGLVAVGQTDVGWLWRVTPSGQQGAKDTAIAHRASIVDVKGNLLATVDAGPEEVHASVPAGPEGRLFVLAERSDSHWSAWMNGHRLTSTTQGWAQAFTLPAAGGQVEVRYDQPAALPLGLLAAVVLILAGLTAIPTRPAPRRRTHGSQASGRARGSAGSRGAITGAPASEPVGAPADEPVGDPARQPATEAARHRNAPRGESGQADSSRDETARDTNDARV; via the coding sequence GTGCACGTTACCGCAGTCGTCGTCGCCCACGACGGCGTCGGCTACCTTCCAGACACCCTTGCGGCCATCGCCGCACAGACGCGGCCCGCCGACGTCCTCATTGGCGCGGACGCCGCCTCACGCGATGGCTCGGGCGACGTCCTGCGCCGTTCGCTCGGCGCTGGCTCCGTCGTCGACGCCCCTGCGGCCTTCGGGGCCGCGGCCGCCGCGGCCCTCGCCGCCGCACCCCGTCCCACGGGCGGCGCGGGCCCCGTTGAAGAGTGGATTTGGCTCCTCCGCGACGATGCCGCTCCCGAACCTCGCGCGCTCGCCGAGCTGCTCCTCGCCGTCGAGCGCGCCCCAGCGGTCACCGTGGCGGGCTGCAAGCAGCTCGACTGGGACGAGCCGCGCCGCCTCGTCGACGTGGGTCTCTTCGCGAGCCGGTGGGCCGAGCGCCTCCCGCTCATCGATGACGACGAGCAGGATCAAGGGCAATACGACGACCGCAGCGACATGTTCGCCGTCAACTCGGCTGGCATGCTCGTGCGGCGCGACGTCTGGGACGCCCTCGGGGGCTTCGACCCCGCGCTCCCGTGGACGGGCGACGACGTCGACTTCTGCTGGCGGGCCCGCCTCGCCGGGCACCGGGTCGTCGTCGTGCCGGCGGCCCGCATGCGGCATGTCGCCGACCGTCCGGAGAACGCCCCAACCCCGTTCGCCGAGCATCGCGCCGAGGTCTACACACGGCTCAAGCACGCCGCGTTCTGGTCGCTCCCGCTCCACTTCCTGGGCGCATTCTTCGCCGGGTTCTGGGCACTCGTCGCGGCGCTCGTGAACAAGGAGCCGAGTGTGGGCCTGGCCCGCTGCGCCGCCGCTCTCGCCGCCCTCGGGGGCGTCGCGCCACTTGCGCGGGGTCGGCGGGCTGCATCCCGCACACGCGCCGTCGCACGCCGCACCGTTCGCGGTGTTCGCGCCTCCCGCGAAGAGATCCGCAGCCACCGGCGCGCCTTCCTCGAATACTCCGATCCCGACAGTGTCATCGGCGACGGTTCCGGCAGCGATGATGCCCACGCCGAACCGACGGGCGATTCCGACCACGACTTCGCATCCCTTGCGGTCGCAGCGCGCGGCTGGGCCGGGACCGGCGCCGTCGTCGTCGCGGTCCTGGCCCTGGTGAGCTCAATCATCGCGCTCATCCCGCTCCTCAGCGCGCAGGCCGTCACGGGCGGAGGGCTCCTGCCAATCTCGACGGACCTCAGCGCGATCTGGCAGCACGCGACGTCGTGGTGGACCCAGCTCGGCGCGGGACAGCCCGGTCATGGCGACCCGTTCGACCTCATCCTCTGGGCGCTCGGCGTCCTCGGCATCGGGGACCCGAATCGCGCCGTCGCCTGGACCCTCGTGCTCGCCCCGGCGATCTCTGGCCTCGGCGGCTGGGCTTTCGCCTCCGCGCTCACTTCGCACCGTTGGCCGCGCGTGGCCGCCGGCCTCGTGTGGGCTGCGGCGCCCGCGCTCCAGGAGGCCGTTGCGCAAGGACGACTGGGCGCGGTCGTCTCATTCGTCTTCCTCCCTTGGGCTGCGCTCGGCGTGATCCGCTCCGTCGGAGCCGCGAGGGTCCGCGGAACGATCGGAGTCGCGAGGACTCCGCGGCCCGGCTCGGGAGGCGTCCCGTCCTGGACGGCTGCGGCCGCTGGGGGCCTCGCCCTCGCAGTCGTGACGGCTGGTTCGCCGAGCCTCCTCGCGCTCGCCATCGTCGTCGTCGTCCTCGCCACGGTCGCGCTGCGGAGCCGTGCCCGCTCGCTGTGGTTCATCCTTGCGCCTTCGGTGGTGCTGTTCCTCCCGGTCTGGGCCTCGGCGCCCGACGACCCGAGGGCATGGCTTGCCGACCCCGGAGTTCCCGCGGCGTACGGCGCCGCGGCGCCCTGGCAGCTCGTCCTCGGGCAGCCGGTGGCGTTCGATGCTTCGGCCGGTCTCGGAGGAGCAGGCTGGTTGCCTGCGGGGGTGCCTTGGGCCCTCCTTGACGCGCTACTCGTGGGCGTCCCCGTTCTGGCTGCTGCCGTGGCCGCCATCGTGGCCCTCCCGGGACGCCGCGGTGCGCTGGCCCGCTCGGCTGGTGCTGTCGCGGTTGCCGCGCTGGCGCTCGCGTGGGCGATCTCACGTCTGCCGGTAGCGGTTTCGGGCGACAGCCTCGTGCCGGCGTTCGCGGGTCCGGCGGTAGCGGCGGCCCTGTTGGCCCTGCTGGCCGCGGCCGTCGTTGGCGTGGACCGTGTGCTCGACGGTCGTGAGGCTGCGACGCAGTCCCGCGGACCAAGGTCTGCCGCAGCGAATCGCCTCCTCATCGCCGGGACTGTCGGTCTCGTCGCGGCGCTCATCATTTCCGTAGCCGGTCCGGCCCTCGGCCTCGCCCGTTGGGCCGCGGCTGGTATCGCTCCGGTTGCGGCACCCCAAGGAAGTCTCGGCAGCCCGCTTCAGATCGCACCGAGCCAAACGCGCACGCTCCCGGCGACCGCAAGCGATCTGGGGCTCGGAGCCGAACAGACGAAGACCCTTGTCCTCCGCAGTACTCCACAGGGCGGCTTTACTGCCGCGCTCATGCGCGGCGCGGGCACAACACTCGATGCGCTGACGGCTGTCGCCTCGTCGAGTCGGGTCACCGGGAATCTGGCCTCGCCGTCCATAGCGGCCGACGACGCCGCCGACTCGGCGATCCGCCGCGCCGTCGCGGTCGTCTCGAGTTCGTCGGGCGTGGACCCGCGGCCCGACCTCGACGCGCTCGGCGTGGGCTTCGTCGTGCTTCAGCAGCGCGACGCCGCCGATTCGGTCACAGCCTCCCAGATGGACGCCGTTCCCGGGCTCGTGGCCGTCGGCCAGACAGACGTCGGCTGGTTGTGGCGGGTGACGCCGTCCGGCCAGCAGGGAGCCAAGGACACCGCCATCGCCCATCGGGCGAGCATCGTCGACGTGAAGGGCAACCTGCTCGCCACCGTCGATGCCGGGCCGGAGGAGGTTCACGCCTCCGTGCCCGCAGGGCCCGAGGGGAGGCTCTTCGTCCTGGCCGAGCGCAGCGATTCCCACTGGTCCGCGTGGATGAATGGCCACAGGCTCACTTCGACGACCCAGGGGTGGGCTCAGGCGTTCACGCTTCCGGCCGCAGGCGGACAGGTTGAAGTCCGTTATGACCAGCCCGCTGCCTTGCCACTCGGCCTGCTCGCCGCCGTCGTCCTCATCCTCGCCGGGCTGACTGCCATCCCGACTCGCCCCGCACCACGCCGCCGGACGCACGGCTCGCAGGCGAGCGGGAGGGCGCGGGGCAGCGCCGGCAGCCGAGGAGCGATCACGGGGGCTCCCGCAAGCGAACCGGTGGGGGCCCCCGCAGACGAACCCGTAGGGGATCCGGCGCGGCAGCCCGCTACTGAGGCAGCCCGTCACCGAAACGCCCCGCGCGGCGAGTCAGGTCAAGCGGATTCGAGCCGCGATGAGACAGCAAGGGATACCAATGACGCGCGAGTCTAA
- a CDS encoding DUF5719 family protein, which yields MTRESKASTTTKRRLRRALGVAAGVVVLGAGTGLVVAASSVPNPAALRPGTPPSVDVPVGQTVGVCPGPAELLQGTPVQGDPQFSPASTTASSLLTAAVMGEPSGALPASSINGVDGSVLQKVSDSQKASATPSASAPAVVASRATTGPALLTASALEDRPSSAAALFRYSATDGDLRGLAAGPCASPSNDLWLGGASTLVGRTSVLYLTNPTTTPASVDLDFYGDQPLGQAPAGSRGIQVPPGSTKSFVLGGFEPGQRNLSVHVRSSGGPVAAVVQQSTLRGLTPGGVDFLTPVAAPSTRAVATGVELQDPAASSALASQDGFDDATAALQVTVPGAANAVVQIRVFGPNGPVTLPSGAVFTAKAGSVTEIPLSGLPAGKYSISAASDVSFTASVRMVKGTSTAVPLDFAVSGAQPRLGNGHLVPVGETGQRTLVFAVPDGRAKVSATPISDDGKLHAPVTLDVAGGTTATLQVPDTVDGAKTVAYSISSSGDPAYGSLLLEADQGNGISVASILPPAGGRETIPVTLGY from the coding sequence ATGACGCGCGAGTCTAAGGCGAGCACAACGACCAAGCGCCGTTTGCGTCGCGCCCTCGGTGTGGCCGCCGGCGTCGTCGTTCTGGGCGCGGGAACGGGCCTCGTGGTCGCGGCCAGTTCCGTGCCGAACCCTGCAGCGCTGCGTCCGGGGACGCCCCCTTCGGTTGATGTTCCTGTGGGCCAGACTGTTGGCGTGTGTCCCGGCCCCGCCGAGCTGCTGCAGGGAACCCCCGTCCAGGGCGATCCGCAATTCAGCCCCGCGAGCACCACGGCATCAAGCCTGCTCACGGCGGCGGTGATGGGAGAGCCCTCGGGTGCACTCCCAGCGAGCTCGATCAACGGCGTCGACGGATCCGTCCTCCAGAAGGTCAGCGACTCGCAGAAGGCCAGCGCCACTCCGTCGGCCTCCGCCCCCGCGGTCGTCGCAAGCCGGGCGACGACTGGGCCCGCGCTCCTGACCGCCTCCGCCCTCGAAGACCGCCCATCCTCGGCCGCCGCGCTGTTCCGCTACAGCGCGACCGACGGCGACCTCCGCGGCCTCGCCGCCGGACCCTGCGCGTCGCCGTCGAACGACCTCTGGCTCGGCGGGGCGAGCACCCTCGTCGGCCGTACGTCGGTGCTTTACCTCACCAATCCGACGACGACGCCGGCGAGCGTCGACCTCGACTTCTACGGGGACCAGCCTCTCGGGCAGGCGCCAGCAGGCAGCCGGGGCATTCAGGTGCCGCCCGGGAGCACGAAATCGTTCGTGCTCGGAGGTTTCGAGCCCGGACAGCGCAATCTTTCGGTCCACGTCCGCAGCTCCGGCGGCCCCGTCGCGGCTGTTGTCCAGCAGAGCACTCTCCGGGGGCTCACCCCCGGTGGCGTGGACTTCCTCACTCCCGTCGCTGCGCCCTCGACGCGCGCGGTCGCGACCGGCGTCGAGCTTCAGGATCCCGCCGCCTCGAGCGCTCTCGCATCGCAGGATGGGTTCGACGATGCGACCGCGGCGCTCCAAGTGACAGTGCCAGGGGCGGCGAACGCCGTCGTCCAGATCCGCGTGTTCGGCCCGAACGGCCCAGTTACGCTGCCGTCGGGCGCGGTCTTCACAGCGAAGGCCGGATCCGTGACAGAGATCCCGCTCTCAGGCCTGCCCGCGGGCAAATACTCGATCTCGGCGGCCTCGGACGTCTCCTTCACGGCGAGCGTCCGGATGGTCAAGGGGACGAGCACGGCGGTTCCCCTGGACTTCGCCGTCTCAGGGGCCCAGCCTCGGCTTGGCAACGGGCATCTCGTCCCTGTGGGGGAGACGGGCCAACGCACGCTCGTCTTCGCCGTGCCCGACGGCAGGGCGAAGGTTTCGGCCACGCCCATCAGCGACGACGGAAAGCTGCATGCGCCGGTGACCCTCGATGTGGCGGGAGGCACGACGGCTACGCTCCAAGTGCCGGACACGGTCGACGGCGCGAAGACCGTCGCCTACTCGATCTCGTCGTCCGGAGATCCCGCCTACGGATCGTTGCTCCTCGAAGCAGATCAGGGCAACGGGATCTCGGTCGCGTCGATCCTGCCGCCCGCCGGCGGGCGTGAGACCATCCCGGTCACGCTCGGGTACTGA